The Nerophis lumbriciformis linkage group LG05, RoL_Nlum_v2.1, whole genome shotgun sequence genome contains a region encoding:
- the larp7 gene encoding la-related protein 7: MGDPERDADGFAEPRSKKTKETDKKKRSRVKLLLGEVKKQVEFWFGDANLSKDRFLKKLIDEAEDGYVDICVLASFNRMKKLTSDTKLIARALKNSSVVQVNLEGDKVRRQQPIGDLSNDVDSRTVYVELLPKDVTHSWIEKVFSKCGSVLYVSIPRYKTTGHSKGFAFVEFETSEQSNKAIEMLNNPPEDAPRKPGIFPKTLHGKPFHLPTDNPHPGGGEEEKKKRKKKKKKVETPAETAPVLPMEAELTDQQQLKKKKSQHSDAGEISEKKRQRSHSADESETEVPSKMRKKDDDVSDSNAHVEGERGVEDSKENQEDSLVKVKRKRKKKHKEKLKIEEEVIPLRVLSKKSWLDLKVEYLKLQKCSMSSLKKCMTQLDGQECSTGTEGGGETRSETMEVVSQGPQFTSGVIIKITDKKALPGRKMIKDTLSKISPVAYVDILEGDAEGFVRFRSPEDAQAVSNVGADLQKEHSWHLEILTGDHEQRYWQKILVDRQGKLNRPRDKKRGIEKLISKAEKIIMARAKEAHKHIRFQDD; encoded by the exons ATGGGTGACCCTGAGAGAGATGCTGATGGCTTTGCAGAGCCCAGAAGTAAGAAGACCAAGGAGACCGACAAGAAAAAAAGATCCAGGGTCAAGCTGCTTCTCGGCGAGGTGAAGAAACAAGTGGAGTTCTGGTTCGGAGACGCCAATTTAAGTAAGGACCGCTTCCTGAAAAAGCTCATTGATGAGGCAGAAGATGGAT ATGTTGACATTTGTGTGCTGGCGAGCTTCAATCGCATGAAGAAGCTGACCAGTGACACCAAGCTTATCGCCAGGGCACTGAAAAACTCGTCTGTGGTTCAG GTTAATTTAGAGGGTGATAAAGTAAGACGGCAGCAACCGATTGGAGATTTATCGAATGACGTCGACAGCCGCACCGTCTATGTG GAACTTCTGCCCAAGGATGTGACTCACAGCTGGATCGAAAAGGTCTTCTCTAAATGCGGAAGCGTTCTTTACGTGAGCATTCCGAGGTATAAAACCACTGGCCACTCCAAAGGTTTTGCCTTTGTGGAGTTTGAGACGTCCGAACAATCAAATAAAGCCATCGAG ATGCTGAACAACCCTCCTGAAGATGCGCCAAGGAAGCCTGGAATTTTCCCCAAGACGCTACATGGGAAGCCTTTCCATCTGCCAACAGACAATCCGCATCCAG GTGGAGGCGAGGAGGAGAAGAAAAAgcgcaagaagaaaaaaaagaaggtggAGACGCCAGCTGAAACCGCCCCGGTGCTGCCGATGGAAGCTGAGTTGACGGATCAGCAGCAGCttaagaagaagaagagtcagCATTCAGATGCTGGTGAAATTTCAGAGAAAAAGAGACAACGTTCACACTCAGCGGATGAATCGGAAACAGAAGTGCCTTCCAAAATGAGGAAAAAAGATGACGACGTCTCCGACAGCA ATGCTCATGTGGAAGGTGAGAGGGGTGTGGAGGACAGCAAAGAAAACCAAGAAGATTCACTGGTCAAAGTGAAGCGCAAGCGTAAAAAGAAACATAAGGAGAAGCTGAAAATTGAAGAGGAGGTCATCCCACTGAGAGTCTTGTCCAA GAAATCATGGCTTGACCTCAAAGTGGAGTACCTGAAGCTCCAAAAGTGCAGCATGTCATCCCTGAAAAAGTGCATGACACAGCTGGACGGCCAGGAGTGCAGCACAGGGACGGAAGGGGGTGGTGAAACCCGGAGCGAAACAA TGGAGGTTGTGAGTCAGGGTCCCCAGTTCACAAGTGGCGTCATCATAAAGATTACTGACAAGAAGGCGCTTCCAGGGAGGAAGATGATTAAG GATACTCTTTCCAAAATCTCCCCCGTGGCGTATGTGGACATCCTGGAGGGTGACGCCGAGGGCTTTGTGCGCTTCCGCAGCCCAGAGGACGCTCAGGCTGTCAGCAATGTCGGGGCTGATCTGCAGAAGGAGCACAGCTGGCATCTGGAGATCCTCACAG GTGACCACGAGCAAAGGTACTGGCAGAAGATCTTGGTGGATCGTCAGGGCAAACTGAATCGTCCCAGGGATAAGAAGAGGGGCATAGAGAAG CTCATATCCAAAGCGGAGAAGATCATAATGGCTCGAGCCAAAGAGGCCCACAAGCACATTCGCTTCCAAGATGACTGA